The Nycticebus coucang isolate mNycCou1 chromosome 10, mNycCou1.pri, whole genome shotgun sequence sequence GATCATATTAAAAGGGATGAGTAAAGTTATGGACATCCTCCACTCACCCTTGTAGGCTCTGCAAACACTTCTGAACTAGTGGCAATCTGTGGGAGAATTGTTCTGAAAGGCAGGTGACAAGAACTGGACTCcatgggcgacagcttgaggctctgtctctaaaagaagaagaagaaaaaaaagtaaccgAAGGCATGTACCGATTCTGTTCACAAGGCTAGGGCTCCCAAATCCAGGCGCAACACTGCCTCACATTCTTTGTCCCCTCCACACACAAAACCATTTTGCGTTTCCCGAATCCTTCCGGTTGAGTCGCGCCTCCATGCCTTTGAACTTACCAGTCTCCCTGCCTGTCACACTCTACCACAGCCCATCACAATGGGTGTCAGAAATAGGAACCCCACCCATGAGCACCTCACTGTCTCAAACACTAGGACCTGCGGTGCAGGGTCGTCAGCAGAGGCTTCAGGAGTTGAGTGAAGGTGAGGACTGTCGAGGTTCGGGAAACACACTTATCTGAGCCGGATACCTCACCGCGGCCGCTGCCATTGGACTCCGTGGGCGGAGTGGGGCCAGGAGCAGCGAACAATCCAGTAAGGGGAAAATCCGTAATCAAAGTCACCCTTTAGACCCCCTGCTAGGCGGCGGAGACTACTCTAATCCTCATTCCCGACACCTCAGTCTAGTTCCGGAGCCGGAGAAATGACGCGAGACCAGCCGAAATGTCCGCCACGCCCGGTACGTGAGAAGTCCAGTCTAAGGAATTGAGACAAACGGAAAGGCGTGTCCCTAGGTTTTCATTGGCTCAACGCCAGGGGCGCCTGGCTCGGCGACTTCTGGGTAATGTAGTTCTCACCTTTCTCTGGGTCGGGCCAGCCAGGACCATCCAAAGGAATGGCCACGTGGTATCGGGGGGAGGGGTTGTGGGAACCCTGGGAAATGGAGCGATCACCTTTTAAGTGCTGGGGAGGAGCTTCGCTTTGTTTTAAGGCACCCTGCAAGGATTTCTGGGGACTGTTGGGAGTAATTGACCACATACATGGTTAGAGGTATAGTATTCCAAGCTCTTTGAAATGCAAAAAGTATTATTTCAGATGCCCCCAATAACTATAAATCCAGAAGGACATATTTCACAGAGCCTTTCAAACACAAAATGtgttggatggtgcctgtggctcaaaggggtaggggcaccggccccacatggggaggtggtgggttcaaacccagccccggccaaaaaatgcaacaaaacaaaacaaacccataAAATGTGTTTGGttatctctttattttcagaTGTATGATGTTTGTATCTGTTATGTTAGAATCAGCTTTGTGAGTTTCCACGTGGTTGgtaagagtccaggaccagaaaTATGGTAGATGTTTGTTTAGATCACCTTCAAGCAGGGCAATAGTTGAACTCTGCTTATGGTTTCACAGAAGATAGCTCTTTGTAGTCCGTGATTGTATATaacccactgtgtgtgtgtatgcatatacccACACAATTTCTTACTTCATATTCTTAGATCAATTCCTTTTAAGAATCTGAAAACTAGCCtgacacagtggcttatgcctataatctcagtgctctgtgaggctgaggaCAGTGGATTGCTTTCactcaggagttccacaccagcctaACCAAGTgtgagcctgtctctactaaaaatagctgggcaaactaacacagaaaaattagcttggcaaaGTGGCacagtcctgtagtcccagctactagggaggctgaagcaagaggattgctcaagcccaagagtttgaggttgctgttgtaGTAGGAAACTGAGGCCCGATGGAAAGATTTACCCAAACACCTGTATTTGAAACAGGAAGGGCTTTATTCTAGCTGACAGAACATCAGCAGATTAGTGTCCAAGAAGGCCTAGCTCCCCATCAGCTGTGTCCCTGTACTTTTATAAGATTCACAAGTAGGCCAAGGAATTATTATATTGTCCCTCATTGGAGGTCTGTTTCAAAGCATGTGCAAGGGTTTACAGCAGCAGAAGCTAGTGTTAGTTTCAAGGTTCTAGGAAGCTAAGTCTTTAGAAATTCTTAAGAGCTGAGTTACTATGGGGAGGACTTTGCAGGAGTGTCCTTGACTTTCTGCAAGAAGCCTTTTGTCCTTCTCGATCAGAACATActtttcccaggtatcctctctcactgtgagctatgacactacccAGGAGGAAAGAGTGAgccagtctaaaaaaaaaaaagtggataaaatatatgaatagacatttttcaaaagtagagatacaaatggccaataaacatataaaaaaatgctcaatgtcactaatcatcagggaaatataaattaaaatcatgAGACAGTACCTTACTGTGGAGTACTGACTGTGAGGTGGCAGAACCCCCATAGCCCAGGAGACACATTAAAGGAACCagcccccaactgcttctcctcccatTCAAAAATAATagtcctttctccttgctccctctaccagaagtcatgtagcttctgtatacttttctatcttttgcctaaaagcacatAGTCTTCTGTCCCTAAAGTTAACCTTTACCCCCATGTACCAAGATTCACATCATTAAGAATACTGCTTATGATAAAACTCCTTTTATTTATCCAGTTACTTCCTCTCTGCCTTTgaagatgaaaatattcccactcGCCTTCCTTACTGATTTGCAACATTGTTAACATAAGCAACCATTTTcaggtactatataaataaagctgttcacacAGGTTAGGggctggctgcagtcatctgCTGCACCAGACTTCCTGATCCCATCATTTTCTCGTGTGATCTTTGTCTCTTGTATGATGCATTTTCTCAATTCTCCACCATTCCCACTCTAGCTTGTTTACTCTTCCTGCTGGTTCAGGAAatcttacccctgtcagaatcgTCATTatttaaacagtaaaaaaaaaaatagatgttgcaCCTTGATACTAATGGcctttaagggggaaaaaaacaaaacaaaacaacagatgttggtgcagatggtGTGAAGAGGAAATACTTATTCATTATTGTAAATAAGACACCTGCAttcatgtttatcacagcacagttcacaattgcaaaaatgtggaatcaacctaactcTCTCCAATAACTGACGAGtggataaaaatacacacacacacacacacacacacgtgcatatgtatacacatatacacacatatatgcatacacacaggAGTATTACCTagccttaaaaaatgaaataagatgaaatgaaataaaataaaaatgtctttttgttgaaaTCTGGATGGAGGAggtcattatcctaagtgaaataactcaggaatggaaaagaaataccACACATTCTCACCTATAAATGGAAGCTATGTTTATGCATGGTCACACAGAGTATCATAAGGACCCTGGAGATACAGAAAGGAGAGGATGACAAATTCTCTTTCTCAGAAACATTTAATAGCCTTACAAATAGAAGCCATGTCTTACGTAGCCACAAGATAATAGattccaggctcagcacccatagctcagtgagtagggtgctggccactactcacccaggctggtgggttcgagtctggcccaggccagctaaacaacaactgcaatcaaaaagtagccgggcaccgtggtgggcgcctgtagtcccagctactcaggaggctgaggcaagagaattgcttaagcccaagaatttgaggttgctgtgagctgtgacgtcatagcactctactgagggcaacataatgaaacggtctcaaaaaataaataaataaataaagatgatagATTCCTGCACCCACCCTTAAAGACCTTGCTGCAGAACATGGTTCATCATGATGGCATTTGATAAAAGATGACATTACTCTCCCCATGCAGCAGGATGTTTtcctacatatatatttttgaggtTATTTGTGGCTTACTGGATCAGTATAGTGAAAATAGAATGGTGAGCTGCTGCCTATCTATTCCGAACTCATGTTCAATGACATCACTTTGACAACTTGGAATTGGCCATGGTGGTCCAGGGAAATTGGCAATACTAAAAACCAGGGCTTGTTCATTTTATTGAATGGTTAGACCTAAGAAGGTAATGGAAAATATGTTAATAGTGAAAATAATACTTAAGAGTATATACTGGCTGTGGCTGTTAAcactgaatacacacacacaaaaggaaaatattttcccagtgttttaaacaatttttccatttaataaagAACTGTATCACATtactgaagaatgaaaaaagttCCACATTCTTTGTTATACATACctatttattaatgaaaaatgaaacatcactaacatttatttaacaatgggcaaaagacattaacaaatattttttcaaaaaagatatacaggtagcaaacaaacacatggaaaaatgttcaataacataccagaaaaatgcaattaaaatcacAGAGAGATGCCATTGTAAAGCTAacaactaaaattttaaagactgacaataacaagtattggcaagAATGCAGAAAAACACAAAGGCTCACATACTCTTGGTGGAACACAAATAGGTATAGTTTAGGTTACATTTTAGCAGTTCCATATACTATAGTATTGGcaaagagaaatatataaaacatatatgcaTATTATGAATTCTATGCGTATGCTCATAATAGCATTATTTGTATCAGCCCAATACTGGAAAGACTCCAACTGCCCATTaagaaatggataaacaaattatgaGATATCCATGGGATAGAATactgctcagcaataaaaagaacgAACTATTCACCTAAACAATATTCATGAATCTCAAAATAAGTATGCAGTGTGAACatgtcaggaaaaaaagagtaaacattcCGTGATTTTACAcagataaaattctagaaaaacaaACTATTCTCTTGTGGGTGAAAATACATCACTAGATGCTTACTGGCTCGGAGAGCACAGGCAGAGGTTACAAGAGGGCACAACATGAGTCATGATTATATCTATGATCATGATTATGATTTCATAAATTTAAATGACAAAACTCTTAAATTATACATCACAAACACATATAAAGTGTTGCATGTCACTTATATATCAAGAGTGTTTGTAAACCATGATTCAAAATATCTAATCTCCCACTTTTGGGAAACCAGAAGCCTTGGCAACTACATGTTGATTACCTTGTCTCTTTCCTCACAACTAGGGAAAAGCCGCCCTGCATTACTGAATACTGGCAAGCAACATCTGAGAAATGAATTtgcatgttatttaattttaattaatttaaattttaaaagtcacataTGGCTCATGGctgccataaaaaaaatgaaaaaaagaaaatactggcaAGCAATAAAGGCTATTACAATTTGAGACGATTAACTACATTGGTAAAATCACAAAAGCTACATCCCTGGCCTACAGACTCTCCATTATCTCTATCCTCATTTTCCTGCCTCTATAGCACGAACTGGAGGTGAACAAAACCCAAAAGTCACATAAACCTTTAGATTATTTTAGCTGACAATTGGACATCCACAGATTTCTAGGTCTTATCACTGGTTTGCTGCTGGCTCCTCCACACCCAGTATTTCTACCAAACATGGTTCATACCTGACTCTGTCTTGAGTGACAACAGCCTATGGAATGACTGATATCAAGTATGTCTCCTCAAATAACCTCATGAAAAGCTTCTCAACAGTGCTCAGCATTTTATGACATCCTCTGTGAACAATAGAACAATTTTATCCTATTCCCAGATGCACAAGAACTTGCCATAACTGACCTCTTCTATCCTAGACTCACAGAAAGTATAGGGATTCAGGCCACAAATCAGGTCAACAAAATTCTTGCATTCTGTCCTGGGTGGTCTGGGGCAGCAAAGCAAATTTGACCAAAACAAGAACTACCatcagaggctgggcacagtggctcatgcctgtaatcctagcactttgtagGTCCAGgagggtagactgcctgagctcgaGTTcaagacccagcctgagcaagagcgagaccacatctctaaaactagccaggccttgtgtcaggtacctatagtcccagctatttaggaggctgagataagagaattgcttgagcccaagagtttgaggttgctgtgagctatggtgccacagcactctacagagggcaacaaagtgaaactgtctcaaaaaaaaaaaaaccccacaaacaacaaaaactgcCATTTTATCTTTCCTGCAGAGACCCACAAAGTTGAGATGCCTACAAAAGCCATCCATTCCTTTATCAAGAAGCTGTTTTCGACCCATTCCACATAGAAACAAATCCCCCCAATACAAGTACATTTAACAATAGGCCTTTCTTAGCACAAAAACCAGAGCAGTGTGAGGCAGCCAATTACTAGATGGTGTCTTGGAATCTAGAAAAATTACCAAATGTCATGTGAGGACAAGAATTTCCATGAAGAAGGGAAGCTTTCCATATAGtcctctagcacagtggttctcaaccttcctaatgctgcgatacATTTGCATTGTTACATAGGGTCTAGCAGAACTAGGCTGGGTCCAACTGACCAAAACTGGATCAAATGTTTGCTTTAACCAGCCCAAAACATGGAATAAATTCCTCCTAAAGGCTCAGACTGCCCATGATTTCCTCCAGCGAATGAGCACGGAAGCTTTCTATGCCTTAGCATTTCGGGACTACTGATGCTCAATGTGCAAGGTGGTAGAGAGGAGATGGCTTCTATCAAACAAACTAGCAATGATTTAACTGTGGCAAGGACCTCAAGCAATTTAGAACATGCAGAGCAGCGACTCTAAGCCTCACACACATCTCATCCCTTTGAAGTTCTGGAAGTATGAGGTTCAACTTCAGGCAGATGGCTCCCACACAAAGGCTCAGTAATGCTAGAATACTTAAAGTAATAGCACATTCCCTGCAGATCTAAGACCTGTCTCAAGTGTGGACTTTCAGGAGCTAAATGTTAGAACTTGAGTTAAAGGCTTTTCTACATTTGCTGCACTCATTAGCCCTCTCACATGTTGTGACATTTTTGGTGGTGAATGAGGCTGGAGCATTGGCTAAATGAATTCCCACATTTGTCACACTCATaaggcctttctccagtgtgaaccACCTGGTGTTGAATAAGACCAGACTTTTGGCTAAAGGACTTTCCACACTGGCCACACTCATAAGGCCTTGCTCCCGTATGAATTCTCCGGTGTTGAATAAGGATGGAACTTTGACTAAAAGATTTCCCACATTCACCACACTTGTaaggcctttctccagtgtgaactctCTGGTGTTTAATGAGGGTAGCTTTTTGGCTAAAGGATTTCCCACAATGGCCACATTCATAAGGCTTtgctccagtatgaattcttcgGTGCTGATTAAGAATGGCACTTTGACTAAAGGAATTCCCACATTCACCACACTTATaaggcctttctccagtgtgaactctTTGGTGTTTAACGAGGGTGGCTTTTTGGCTAAAGGATTTACCACACTGACTACACTCGTAAGGCCTTGCTCCAGTGTGAATTTTCTGATGGTCAACAAGGCTGGAGTTTTGTCTAAAGAATTTCCCACATTCACTACACTCATaaggcctttctccagtgtgTATTCTCCGATGATCATTCAGGTGAGAGGTTTGGCTAAAGAACTTACCACATTCGCTACACTCCCaaggcctttctccagtgtggactCTCTGGTGTTGAACAAGTGAATACTTGCCACGGAAGGTTTTCCCACATTTGCTGCACTCATAAAGCTTTTTTCCAGTGTAGGCTCTTGTGCGGTGAACAGGGCTATGTTTGTGCCTAGAAGCTTTCCCACATTTGTCTGACTTGTCATAATCTTTTTGACTGTGATTGTTTTTCCCACACTCAGCAACTTTCTTAGGCTCCTCACCTTTAGGAAAGGCCAGGGACCTTAGAAGCTCCAACATGGCTGGGAGGTCCTTCTCAATTTCCCAACTGGGGAAGGGCTTCCCTGACACACAGAGCAGGCAGTGCTTCTCATATAAGGGTTTGTCCACATCCATCTTCAAGGGCTTTTTTGCACTGTGCTGCTTCTGGTGCTGACAGTTTGCACATGTTCCAACCATGTATGGTTTCTGCCCAGATAAATCAGCCAGAAGCAAAATATCTTTCAGGATTGGTATACACATTTCACAGGGGTAAGTGTTCTGGGTAGACAGACCCTTATTAGACTGTGACCCTCCTGCAGAAACATTCTGTTCAGAAGATATCTTTTCATCCTCTGTTCCATGCCCACAACCTGAAAGCAGAGAACTGCTGATAAAATCCATGTCGACTAAGCTTAGTGGGAGGCCCAATTATATACACACCAAAGGAATGATTCTATGGCTTTGTTCTGAGAACAAGGGAACTGAGGACAGGGTTACTTGGAAATACTAGGCCTCTAAAGATCAAAGAAGAGGGGAGTCTCACTACATGAAGAGGATGGAGGATGGGAAGAGACTGTTTCCAAATCACTCTTCTAAAGTTATCCTCGAATAGCCTCCAAGTCCCTAAAACTCACCACATGGTCTTCAGTAGGACCCTGTCTTCTAATTACACCTGCATGTTGTGCAGAAGTTTGGTTCTGTGCCCAAACCCAGGAAAATCCAGTTGAAACTGAGTAGCAAATGTTGAGGTTTATGTAATCACATGTGCATACTTCACGTGGCATTATGTGTAAATCAATGTTGGAAAACATTGCAGAGCCAGAAAGGTGGAGGTAGCCAAGTGCTAAACAtcacataaaataagaaagaaaagtttcaaatatggggaagaaaatgtagaaatgagGCTGGCTGGTGGTACATGCATTCAAATAGTAGTGAACACAGGACAGGTTCCTTAGGCGATTTGAAAATAGCCCAGA is a genomic window containing:
- the LOC128595975 gene encoding zinc finger protein interacting with ribonucleoprotein K-like isoform X2; the protein is MAAALRDLAKGCVTFEDVNIYFSQEEWELLDEAQRLLYLEVMLENFALVASLGCGHGTEDEKISSEQNVSAGGSQSNKGLSTQNTYPCEMCIPILKDILLLADLSGQKPYMVGTCANCQHQKQHSAKKPLKMDVDKPLYEKHCLLCVSGKPFPSWEIEKDLPAMLELLRSLAFPKGEEPKKVAECGKNNHSQKDYDKSDKCGKASRHKHSPVHRTRAYTGKKLYECSKCGKTFRGKYSLVQHQRVHTGERPWECSECGKFFSQTSHLNDHRRIHTGERPYECSECGKFFRQNSSLVDHQKIHTGARPYECSQCGKSFSQKATLVKHQRVHTGERPYKCGECGNSFSQSAILNQHRRIHTGAKPYECGHCGKSFSQKATLIKHQRVHTGERPYKCGECGKSFSQSSILIQHRRIHTGARPYECGQCGKSFSQKSGLIQHQVVHTGERPYECDKCGNSFSQCSSLIHHQKCHNM
- the LOC128595975 gene encoding zinc finger protein interacting with ribonucleoprotein K-like isoform X1, yielding MAAALRDLAKIPITTEAHMDLTKGCVTFEDVNIYFSQEEWELLDEAQRLLYLEVMLENFALVASLGCGHGTEDEKISSEQNVSAGGSQSNKGLSTQNTYPCEMCIPILKDILLLADLSGQKPYMVGTCANCQHQKQHSAKKPLKMDVDKPLYEKHCLLCVSGKPFPSWEIEKDLPAMLELLRSLAFPKGEEPKKVAECGKNNHSQKDYDKSDKCGKASRHKHSPVHRTRAYTGKKLYECSKCGKTFRGKYSLVQHQRVHTGERPWECSECGKFFSQTSHLNDHRRIHTGERPYECSECGKFFRQNSSLVDHQKIHTGARPYECSQCGKSFSQKATLVKHQRVHTGERPYKCGECGNSFSQSAILNQHRRIHTGAKPYECGHCGKSFSQKATLIKHQRVHTGERPYKCGECGKSFSQSSILIQHRRIHTGARPYECGQCGKSFSQKSGLIQHQVVHTGERPYECDKCGNSFSQCSSLIHHQKCHNM